Proteins encoded together in one Spodoptera frugiperda isolate SF20-4 chromosome 15, AGI-APGP_CSIRO_Sfru_2.0, whole genome shotgun sequence window:
- the LOC118275510 gene encoding odorant receptor Or1-like, producing the protein MKFHQIDCFNINMRFFKFLAIWPGNNPCRYYNYYSKAFIMFFVIIFYLLFSINFYFLPRQLDIFIEEMIFYFTDLAVTSKVLTFVLMHDQIIEILDVLECEVFQPDDDEGSIILEKAKKFNKSYWKIVMSVSYLSSLVHILSPLISHLILNVELLLPVCRYAFISDEYRLMFIYPIYLYQSASIHFHMLYNVNVDSFFLGLMVLAIAQLDILDTKLRKVTDDYKIEEADADVSRLRTDSRNKEDVMKMNQCIIHFIKVCRFCELVKDVFSVTLFVQFGAASCIICVCLLRFTMPAPMGYYIFLGTYMSVMILQIMAPCWLGTRIMVKSQLLAFSVYNCDWTSRSRQFKSNMRFFVDRANKPLSITGGKMFKLSLDTFTSIINSAYSFFTLLQHFQKEK; encoded by the exons ATGAAATTCCATCAAATAGactgttttaatataaacatgagGTTTTTCAAATTCCTTGCCATTTGGCCGGGTAACAATCCGTGCCGTTATTACAACTACTATAGTAAAGCATTCATTATGTTCTTTGTTATTATCTTCTATTTACTGTTTtccattaacttttattttctacCTAGACAAttggatatttttattgaagaaatgatattttatttcactgaCCTCGCTGTAACATCTAAAGTTTTGACCTTCGTTTTAATGCATGACCAAATAATTGAGATCTTAGATGtactcgaatgcgaagtttttCAACCAGACGACGATGAAGGTTCGATTATTTTGGAAAAAGCTAAGAAGTTTAACAAGTCTTATTGGAAGATTGTCATGAGCGTTTCGTACCTTTCTAGCTTGGTACACATTCTGTCTCCATTGATCAGCCATTTAATTTTGAACGTAGAATTGCTGTTGCCTGTCTGTCGTTACGCTTTCATCTCTGATGAGTACAGATTGATGTTCATTTATCCTATTTATCTGTATCAAAGTGCATCTATACATTTTCATATGTTGTACAATGTGAATGTAGACTCATTCTTTCTCGGCTTGATGGTGCTGGCTATAGCACAGTTAGATATCCTTGACACAAAGTTAAGGAAAGTTACAGATGACTATAAAATTGAAGAAGCTGACGCAGATGTTTCAAGGCTACGGACGGATAGTAGAAATAAAGAAGACGTCATGAAAATGAATCAATGcatcatacattttattaaagtgTGCAG attttGTGAGCTCGTTAAAGATGTATTCAGTGTGACACTATTTGTGCAATTCGGTGCAGCTTCATGCATTATATGCGTGTGCTTGTTGAGATTTACTATg CCTGCACCAATGGGCTATTACATATTTTTGGGTACTTACATGTCCGTGATGATTTTACAAATAATGGCACCTTGTTGGCTTGGTACTCGTATTATGGTTaag AGTCAGCTGCTTGCATTCTCTGTTTACAATTGCGACTGGACATCTCGATCGCGGCAGTTCAAGAGCAACATGCGTTTCTTTGTGGACAGGGCTAACAAACCTCTCTCTATTACTGGCGGCAAAATGTTCAAGTTATCATTGGACACGTTTACTTCT attATAAACTCAGCTTATTCATTCTTTACTCTTCTCCAGCactttcaaaaagaaaaataa
- the LOC126910622 gene encoding odorant receptor 2a-like: MEFHQIDCFNINMRFFKFLGVWPGNNPWRFYNYYSKAFIMAFVIIFILLFSINFYFLPRQLDIFIEETIIYFTDLAVTSKVLTFVFMNEEITEILDILECDLFQPEDDEGMIILEKAKKFNKTYCKIIMTVSYLSSTLHILSPLINHLVFGVELLLPICRYAFISDEYRLMFIYPIYLYQSVSIHFHVLYNVNVDIFFFGLMVLAIAQLDILDKKLRKVTEEKKNEDTDGEVSRTPIDENKKDVMKINQCIIHFIKVCRFCELIEEVFSATLFVQYSAASCIICVCLSRFTMPAEMGYIVFLASYMSLMILQMMAPCWLGTRLMDKSQLLAFSVYNCDWISRSRQFKSNMRFFVDRANKPLSITGGKMFKLSLDTFTSIMNSAYSFFTLLQHFQKE; this comes from the exons ATGGAATTCCATCAAATAGACTGTTTTAACATCAACATGAGGTTTTTCAAATTTCTCGGTGTTTGGCCGGGTAACAATCCGTGGCGCTTTTACAACTACTATAGTAAAGCATTCATTATGgcctttgttattattttcattttactgtTTTCCATCAACTTTTATTTCCTACCTAGACAAttggatatttttatagaagaaaCAATCATTTACTTCACTGACCTAGCAGTGACGTCTAAAGTTCTTACCTTTGTATTTATGAATGAAGAAATAACTGAGATTTTAGACATACTTGAATGTGACTTGTTTCAACCCGAAGATGATGAAGGAATGATTATTCTGGAAAAAGCTAAGAAGTTTAACAAGACTTATTGTAAGATTATTATGACTGTTTCGTATTTATCTAGTACGTTACATATTCTGTCTCCGTTGATCAACCATCTTGTTTTTGGCGTAGAGTTATTGCTGCCGATCTGTCGTTACGCTTTCATTTCTGATGAGTACAGATTGATGTTCATTTATCCTATTTATCTGTATCAGAGTGTATCCATACATTTCCATGTGTTGTACAATGTGAATGTAGATATATTCTTCTTTGGTCTGATGGTGCTAGCAATAGCACAGTTAGATATACTTGATAAAAAGTTGAGGAAAGTCACAGAAGAAAAAAAGAATGAAGATACTGATGGAGAGGTATCAAGGACACCGATAGACGAAAATAAGAAAGACGTCatgaaaataaatcaatgtatCATACATTTCATTAAAGTATGCAG GTTTTGTGAGCTGATCGAAGAAGTATTCAGTGCGACATTATTTGTACAATACAGTGCAGCGTCTTGTATTATATGCGTTTGTCTGTCCAGATTTACAATG cCTGCAGAAATGGGTTATATCGTATTTTTGGCTTCCTACATGTCCTTGATGATTCTACAGATGATGGCTCCTTGTTGGCTTGGTACTCGTCTTATGGATAAg aGCCAACTTCTCGCATTTTCGGTCTACAATTGCGACTGGATATCACGATCGCGTCAGTTCAAGAGCAACATGCGTTTCTTTGTAGACAGGGCTAACAAACCTCTCTCTATTACTGGCGGCAAAATGTTCAAGTTATCATTGGATACGTTTACTTCT ATTATGAACTCGGCTTATTCATTCTTCACTCTTCTCCAGCACTTTCAAAAagagtaa
- the LOC118275520 gene encoding odorant receptor 46a-like: MGYNQIDCFKIHLTILRVLGVWPEENPSICYIYFSRIFVFIFTVLYVIIYTMNFYFLPQQLEIFAEELIFYFTNVGALSKALAFIFLRDKVKKMLDMLESEMFQTDNPEEVKLIEKAKEKSLFYWKITFGLSVSANTVNVFLPFVLHLIFSIKLEFPVCRYSFIPEQYEAIFLYPAYLYQSIGITSHMLYNVNIDTFLLGVMFLAMAQLDILDRKLRKVTDVCVNVDAPRGSIDKMIDDQNAVLEINKCIKHYDAVCEYCKLIQEAFSEILFVLFSSGSCKICMCLFRFTMPAETQYFVFLTLYIVVMTLQVMVPCWFGSRLIEKSSQITFAVYDCDWTPRCRRFKSNLRLLVERANRPIIIKGGKMFLLSLATFTAIMNSSYSFFALLRNVQTR, translated from the exons ATGGGGTACAATCAAATagattgctttaaaatacatttgacAATTCTCAGAGTTCTTGGCGTTTGGCCTGAGGAAAATCCAAGTATTTGTTACATATATTTCTCCAgaatttttgtgtttatattcACTGTTCTGTACGTTATTATATACACAATGAACTTCTATTTCTTGCCTCAACAATTGGAAATTTTCGCTGAAGAActaatattctattttactaACGTCGGCGCTCTGTCTAAAGCATTAGCGTTTATTTTTTTGCGTGATaaagtgaaaaaaatgttagataTGTTAGAAAGCGAAATGTTTCAAACTGATAATCCTGAAGAAGtgaaattaatagaaaaagcCAAAGAgaaatctttgttttattgGAAGATTACGTTCGGATTGTCTGTGTCGGCGAACACAGTGAATGTGTTCCTACCATTTGTTCTGCACTTAATTTTCTCAATTAAGCTGGAGTTTCCCGTGTGTAGATACTCCTTTATACCGGAGCAATACGAGGCTATATTTTTGTACCCAGCGTACTTGTATCAAAGTATAGGGATCACTTCTCATATGTTGTACAACGTGAACATCGATACGTTTCTTTTGGGAGTGATGTTTCTTGCTATGGCTCAGTTGGATATTCTCGATAGGAAATTGAGGAAAGTGACGGATGTTTGTGTGAATGTCGATGCGCCTCGGGGATCTATTGATAAGATGATAGATGATCAGAATGCCGTTTTGGAGATCAATAAATGTATCAAACATTACGACGCGGTTTGCGA GTATTGCAAACTAATTCAAGAAGCGTTTAGTGAGATATTGTTTGTGCTATTTAGTTCTGGCTCTTGCAAGATATGCATGTGCCTATTTCGATTTACAATG CCCGCAGAAACTCAGTATTTCGTGTTCCTAACACTTTACATCGTTGTTATGACACTCCAAGTAATGGTGCCGTGCTGGTTTGGTTCTCGTCTCATAGAAAAG AGTAGTCAAATAACATTTGCGGTGTACGACTGCGACTGGACGCCAAGATGTCGTAGATTTAAAAGCAATTTGCGACTGTTGGTCGAGAGAGCAAACAGACCCATTATCATAAAAGGAGGCAAGATGTTTCTACTCTCACTGGCTACTTTTACAGcg ATAATGAATTCTTCGTATTCGTTCTTCGCTCTACTACGTAACGTGCAGACTCGTTGA
- the LOC118271014 gene encoding LOW QUALITY PROTEIN: odorant receptor 67c-like (The sequence of the model RefSeq protein was modified relative to this genomic sequence to represent the inferred CDS: substituted 2 bases at 2 genomic stop codons) — protein MPSDQSKMFDNSFRIAKIFGIWPGFKPSRYYKFYSFIYLFVTFVCYNLLLTLNLLYTPRKIELLLREVIFYFTEITVATKILTILFMRDKIIEALNLIDCDEFVGDYENKEGILFKTNMGFKLGWKSYLVLSNIAYSSQVVAPIFLDILRGTKSELPICKYYFLSDEDRESHFLFWFMYQSFGMYGHMMYNVNIDSIIAGLLLIAIAQLKLLSNNLTNFKLSDEESKLPKDSQDKIQIRKLNKLLRHYEVIVNYCETVQDTLSVTLFFQFSVASIIICVVMCGLLLPSSTETRVFLVMYLLTMTLQIFVPGYLGTQLTYGSERLVTAAYSSEWLPRSESFKSSLKLFRERAGRPMVISGLKMFPLSLITFTSIMKTAYSFFTLIRNVQEAXEEXKINALPPSSPELRTT, from the exons ATGCCGTCGGATCAATCGAAAATGTTTGACAATAGTTTCAGAATAGCAAAAATTTTCGGCATTTGGCCCGGGTTCAAACCATCCAGATACTACAAATTCTACTCTTTCATTTACCTTTTTGTGACATTTGTGTGTTACAATTTACTTCTTACtttaaatttactttatacGCCCCGGAAAATTGAATTATTACTCCGCGAAGTGATATTTTACTTCACGGAAATTACAGTTGCGACGAAAATTTTAACGATTCTCTTTATGCgtgataaaattattgaagcacttaatttaattgattgCGATGAGTTTGTAGGTGACTATGAAAATAAGGAGGGTATACTTTTCAAGACGAACATGGGCTTTAAATTGGGATGGAAATCATACTTGGTTCTATCGAATATTGCTTATTCGAGTCAAGTTGTCGCGCCTATATTCTTAGATATCTTACGAGGGACCAAGTCGGAATTGCCGATATGTAAATATTACTTTCTGAGTGATGAAGATCGGGAGTCCCATTTCCTTTTTTGGTTTATGTATCAATCTTTTGGCATGTATGGGCATATGATGTATAACGTGAACATCGATTCAATCATCGCAGGCCTTTTGCTGATAGCTATAGCTCAATTAAAGTTACTGAGTAATAATCTAACAAATTTCAAATTGTCCGACGAAGAAAGTAAATTGCCGAAAGATTCTCAAGACAAGATTCAAATAAGGAAACTCAACAAACTGTTAAGACATTACGAAGTTATTGTGAA TTACTGTGAAACGGTTCAGGATACATTGAGCGTCACATTGTTTTTTCAATTTAGCGTCGCATCTATCATTATATGCGTCGTGATGTGCGGTCTTCTTTTA CCATCATCTACCGAAACAAGGGTGTTCCTCGTTATGTACCTACTAACAATGACGCTGCAAATATTTGTGCCAGGGTATCTAGGAACACAACTAACATACGGA AGCGAAAGGTTAGTCACAGCAGCATATAGCAGTGAATGGCTTCCCAGATCTGAATCGTTCAAAAGTAGTTTGAAGCTCTTCAGGGAACGAGCTGGCAGACCGATGGTCATCTCAGGGTTGAAGATGTTTCCCCTATCACTCATCACTTTTACTtca ATTATGAAGACCGCTTACTCTTTCTTTACACTAATTAGAAACGTTCAAGAAGCATAGGAGGAATGAAAAATTAATGCTTTACCGCCGTcctctccggagctgcggactacctag